ATTAGTTAACCGCCGAACTATGACCCAAATTTAACTAGCGCTTTCCCTTTCAAGAATCTTCGTTGACGTCCGATAACCGTTCCAATCGTCAATTCTTACCCTTGTTCCCCCCTGTTGTTCGTTTCTACCATCGTCCTCCGTCTTCATTTGAACTTTCAACTTTCCCTCACGCCCCTCTTGTTTCTTCATTTGGTGGGCATCTTCTAGGATTCCTCATTCCTTAAGCTTTTCAATCTGCATGTACGGCTACTTTTGTTGGGCGGCAGTCTCCTTGAACCACGCATTGCCTGAAGTCTTTCTCTGGTAATCCAGATAATTTTACACAGTTTCTACATACCGCTCAGGGTCCTTTTGCTAGTCGTTGCTTACTGGAAAGGTCAATCGGCGCAGGGGATCGTATGAGGTAGACTTAACAGACAGACTGGGATTCGGGCGGTCTTCGAGGgttcttttcttattctgATTTTGGGCGGAGGTCTTGCATCCTCGTGTTGTTCTCTCAAACCTGACGAAGATAGCTAGCAAGCATTCTACAAGTTTCGACATCTCTTTCCATCTCTTGCTCTTTCAGGAGACTGTTATTCTTGGAATTCAAAGGAGGGGAGAATAAGAAATTTATATACGATAAATCTGAGGAAAAGcaggggaaagaagaagaacagaagaaacACGGAGAAATAGAGGGACAGAGGGACAGAGAGATTGATCAGGATCTGTGCAAAGCACGAGAACGGGGAaagacaaaggaagaaaagaaaaaaagcaacagaagaaccaaaaagaagagaataaTAGCATTGAGTGTGACCAATTGGCACTCGTGAATCATACAGTTCTTCACTCACAACCTCATCTCATCCCCTATACCTCCCTCCGTGATCAGCATCTACCTGTGTATTTGTCATCATGTCGTCAGGACTGGCCTCCGACGAAGTCGCTGAGGATTACAAGAACTCATTGGAAGATCTAACAACGAACGACAGGTTCCAGATCAGCAACCTAACGGTCATAGCGAAGGAGAACACCGAGCATGCCATGGCCATCTCCCGAGTCTTGGAGAACCACATTCGAACAGTAGGTGGCATACTCTTTCCCAGATTACACGCTTGTTGGTGTCGTATTATGCAAGGCGCACTGCCGGCAGTAGCCTTTCTGGATGAACTTCTAATCTTTGTTCTGTAGACGCCGCCGGCCCAGAAGTTGCCCGCCTTGTATGTAGTCGATTCAATTGTCAAAAATGTAGGGACACCCTACACGCTTTTTCTGGGTCGCAATATGTACCAGACATTCATGAATGCCTATACCTTGGTCGACTCGCCAACTCGCAGAAAACTGGACGAGATGCTCAAAACCTGGAAGGAGCCGGTCCCCGGTTCTCTGGACACGAGGCCAGTCTTTCCTCCGGAAGTTACTCGCAGCATCGAAAGTGCGCTCATCAAGGCGAGGACAGCCGccctgcagcagcagcaggcgAGGAGCCAACAGGAAATCCTTCCTCGCGGGCGGGTTGGGACACCCCCAGGCTGGGGAAGTAACAGCGCTGCAGCTCAGAGTTCTACTCGTTACCCACCATCCACAAATTCAACGCCACCTATGCTATATAACAGGAATGGATCCAGCCATGGGTTTCCTTCGGTAAGCTGTCATCAGTTTTAGTGTTGCCAGATTATTATTGCATTGAAGTGTCTAACACATTCAATAGGCAGACCCGCGATCAACTCCAACGCCTCAacttcagcaacagcaacagcatcagcaacagcaggatGTGGATCTCTCAGCTTTGAATCGGGATATAGAGGCTTTAATCGCAACTGCTCGAAGCGATTTCGCGAATAATCCCCTTGTTCCTTCCGTACAGCAACGGCTCAAGGCTCTTCTAGACCTCCAGGGTATCTTGCAGCGTCAGGAACTTACCCAGGAGCAATTAAAGCTTGTACGCGATCAGGTTTCTGCGCTTTCCCCAAAGCCCCCAATTTCAGTTTCCTCGAGTCTTCCCCCTGCTATTCCAGCGGTGTCAACGCCATCGATGGCAATGCCTCCCGTGCAAGCCATTTCTCAGCCCCTTCAGCAGCTTCTAAACCCTGGGACACTTGCTGAGCTTATCAAAACTACTGCTGCGCGCCAGCAGCCTacgcctccgcctccgcctcaGGCTCCGAGTATCTTATCACAAGCACCTAGCAGTGTGACATCGCAGCCAACTGTTACTTTGACCCCAGAGAACCCACTCATTGCAGCGCTCAGAGCACGGGGTCTTTTACCCCCTGCTTCTGCACCTCCGACGACGTCCGCTACGCCTTCCTCAAGCCTCGTTTCGGTCTTTCCTTTCATTGTACCTGGCCAAGTGCGATTTACACCTCCTGTGCCAACGTCTCAAGTGGCCGATACTTCGAATGTACAAATCAGTGTTCAAATGAACACGGCGTCTATCAAAATGTAGGTTATGCTTATTTTTAACCATCGCGACGCCACTGACGTGAGTGATAGACCACGAAATGCCTTCATAGCTACACTTTATGAGTCAAAGCCCAATCGTTGTGGGACTTGTGGGCGTCGATTTTCTGCAACAGAggatgggaaaggaaagaaagcgCGCCATCTAGACTGGCATTTCCGAACTAACCAGCGGATGGCGGAGGCAGCCAGGCGGGCCCAAAACCGCAGTTGGTATGTTGACGAACGGGTAAGCCTTCTCTTCACACCTACCTGATTTGATTTGCTGTTCGTCTGACCCTGGGTAGGATTGGATCAAATCCCGAGAGgtcggcgatgatgaaggcCTTGTAGACACAGAAACATCCGGTGAGGCTGTAAATGGAGGCGATGGTGGTTCTGCGAAGAAAGCACCGCCCAAGCAATGGATACGTGCCCCGAACGATGCCACCCTTCGTAATACTCCCTGTCCTATTTGCCAGGAGAAGTTCGAGTCGACATGGTCTGAGGATGTCCAGGACTGGATATGGCAAGATGCCGTCAAGGTCGGGAATCGCGTGTACCATGCTAGCTGTTATGCAGAGGTGGCTAAAGACGGTTCCACGCCAGCACGCCGAGGTACTCCATCAGGGCGTACTGAAACTCCAGACTCCGTATTGGGCAAACGCAAGGCTGAGGTGAGTTTGCTAGAAGTGAAAAGAAAGTCGAAGAATCCGAAGGCTAACAGTGTGTGCTAGGGAACTGATTCTCCTGGCCAAAATGCCCGGGTCAAGTTGGAGCTAATGTAAGGAATATCGTCTGGCTGAGCGGACTAGAATCTGCATTTTTTGCTTAGTCCAGTCAGAAATCCGTGCCACGAGCCCATGAGCCCTCCTTCATTTCCCTTAcccctcctttctttttgcctttctttttctttttcttttgccttttGCATTGGGACAGAGTCCCTACGGCGTTGGGG
The sequence above is a segment of the Aspergillus flavus chromosome 4, complete sequence genome. Coding sequences within it:
- a CDS encoding mRNA cleavage and polyadenylation factor I/II complex, subunit Pcf11 (mRNA cleavage factor complex component Pcf11), with the translated sequence MSSGLASDEVAEDYKNSLEDLTTNDRFQISNLTVIAKENTEHAMAISRVLENHIRTTPPAQKLPALYVVDSIVKNVGTPYTLFLGRNMYQTFMNAYTLVDSPTRRKLDEMLKTWKEPVPGSLDTRPVFPPEVTRSIESALIKARTAALQQQQARSQQEILPRGRVGTPPGWGSNSAAAQSSTRYPPSTNSTPPMLYNRNGSSHGFPSADPRSTPTPQLQQQQQHQQQQDVDLSALNRDIEALIATARSDFANNPLVPSVQQRLKALLDLQGILQRQELTQEQLKLVRDQVSALSPKPPISVSSSLPPAIPAVSTPSMAMPPVQAISQPLQQLLNPGTLAELIKTTAARQQPTPPPPPQAPSILSQAPSSVTSQPTVTLTPENPLIAALRARGLLPPASAPPTTSATPSSSLVSVFPFIVPGQVRFTPPVPTSQVADTSNVQISVQMNTASIKIPRNAFIATLYESKPNRCGTCGRRFSATEDGKGKKARHLDWHFRTNQRMAEAARRAQNRSWYVDERDWIKSREVGDDEGLVDTETSGEAVNGGDGGSAKKAPPKQWIRAPNDATLRNTPCPICQEKFESTWSEDVQDWIWQDAVKVGNRVYHASCYAEVAKDGSTPARRGTPSGRTETPDSVLGKRKAEGTDSPGQNARVKLELM